One region of Mycolicibacterium rhodesiae NBB3 genomic DNA includes:
- a CDS encoding polyprenyl synthetase family protein, translating into MPCARTHTEQHWRPAIRSAVQGIVTEFVATRCVPELQAAGLTVASEVLSDFVDGGKCIRSTFMYLGWLCGADDDSAALRAAAGLELLHAFALLQDDVMDNAPLRRGRPSGHVAFARWHRRRGMAGSSDRFGESAAVLLGDLCLVWAAQMMRESGVPATALERVWPRYDAMRTELAVGQFADLINDASRFPTLDKVLDVSRRKSGNYTVRRPLELGAAMAGCDEDVLRMLAGYGDAIGEAFQMRDDVLGISGPEAVTGKPSGSDLMERKATSVVVAAYHLADPSLRRQLRELMGADHLDAADIERWRGLIVESGAVDWIEQLIDVRLAKALALVDDTRVRSSARTALSEMALACTERVA; encoded by the coding sequence ATGCCGTGCGCCAGGACGCACACCGAGCAGCACTGGCGGCCGGCCATTCGGAGTGCCGTGCAGGGGATCGTCACGGAGTTCGTCGCAACGCGATGTGTGCCCGAACTGCAGGCCGCGGGACTGACCGTCGCATCGGAGGTGCTCAGTGACTTCGTCGACGGTGGCAAGTGCATCCGATCGACCTTCATGTACCTCGGGTGGTTGTGCGGCGCCGACGACGACAGCGCCGCCCTGCGGGCAGCGGCCGGTCTCGAATTGCTGCACGCGTTCGCGTTGCTGCAGGACGACGTCATGGACAACGCGCCGCTCCGGCGTGGTCGACCGTCCGGACATGTCGCATTCGCCCGTTGGCACCGCCGCCGGGGAATGGCGGGATCATCGGATCGATTCGGTGAGTCCGCGGCCGTTCTGCTCGGGGATCTGTGCCTGGTGTGGGCAGCGCAGATGATGCGCGAGAGCGGGGTGCCCGCCACCGCCTTGGAGCGGGTCTGGCCCCGCTATGACGCGATGCGCACCGAACTGGCGGTAGGACAGTTCGCGGACCTGATCAACGACGCCAGTCGATTCCCGACGCTGGACAAGGTGCTCGACGTATCGCGTCGCAAGTCGGGCAACTACACCGTGAGACGGCCTCTGGAGTTGGGTGCCGCGATGGCCGGCTGTGACGAAGACGTGCTGCGCATGCTGGCCGGGTATGGCGACGCGATCGGCGAAGCCTTCCAGATGCGCGACGATGTGCTCGGAATCAGCGGCCCCGAGGCGGTCACAGGAAAACCGAGCGGAAGCGATCTGATGGAACGCAAGGCCACCAGCGTCGTGGTCGCCGCCTATCACCTCGCGGACCCCTCTCTGCGCCGCCAACTGCGCGAGTTGATGGGTGCTGACCACCTCGACGCCGCCGACATCGAACGGTGGCGCGGCCTGATCGTCGAAAGCGGAGCGGTGGACTGGATCGAGCAACTCATCGACGTGCGCCTGGCCAAGGCGTTGGCCCTCGTCGACGACACCCGCGTTCGTTCATCCGCGCGAACCGCGCTCAGCGAGATGGCGCTCGCGTGCACCGAGCGGGTGGCGTGA
- the crtI gene encoding phytoene desaturase family protein: MALRTVGGNADHVVIVGAGLAGLSAALHLAGRGRTVTVVERAQHPGGRVGRLDIDGYQLDTGPTVLTMPDIIDDAFGAVGESLADRLDLMRVDPSYRASFADGSSLDVFGGRDEMTAEIERFAGREQADGYVRLRDWLTRLYDVEFDGFIAANFDSPLSLLTPALARLAAIGGFRRWDRVVRKFISDERLQRVFTFQALYAGVPPQRALAVYAVIAYMDTISGVYFPRGGMRALPDALAASATGAGVEFRYETEVSGLDINGGRVSAVRTSSGEQIRADAVVLTTELPDTYRMLGRVPRRLLRLRPAPSAVVAHVGCRAVGDHTPHHHNILFGQAWEQTFRDIIDDGRLMSDPSLLVTRPTASDAGLAPAGRDLLYILAPAPNTAVGKIDWATTGPAYTEQILQKVEERLPDLGVDAELLHVIDPAGWARQGMAAGSPFALAHTFAQTGPFRPANTVRGIDNAVLSGSSTVPGVGVPTALLSGRLAADRITGAVDRRRHQRVVHS, encoded by the coding sequence ATGGCACTGCGCACCGTTGGCGGCAACGCTGACCATGTCGTCATCGTCGGGGCCGGCCTGGCCGGGTTGTCCGCCGCGCTGCACCTTGCGGGGCGTGGCCGAACAGTCACGGTCGTCGAGCGGGCGCAACATCCCGGCGGGCGCGTGGGCCGACTCGATATCGACGGCTATCAACTCGACACCGGGCCCACGGTGCTGACGATGCCCGACATCATCGACGATGCGTTCGGCGCGGTCGGCGAATCCCTCGCCGATCGGCTGGACCTCATGCGGGTCGACCCTTCGTACCGTGCCTCGTTCGCAGACGGAAGCTCGCTCGACGTCTTCGGCGGGCGTGACGAGATGACAGCGGAGATCGAGCGATTCGCCGGTCGCGAACAAGCCGACGGCTATGTGCGGCTTCGAGATTGGTTGACACGCCTATACGACGTCGAGTTCGACGGCTTCATCGCCGCGAACTTCGATTCGCCGCTGTCTCTGCTCACACCTGCGCTCGCGCGACTTGCCGCCATCGGCGGCTTCCGCCGCTGGGATCGCGTGGTGCGCAAGTTCATCAGCGATGAACGGCTCCAGCGCGTCTTCACGTTCCAGGCCCTGTACGCAGGTGTGCCGCCCCAGCGGGCGCTGGCGGTCTACGCGGTCATCGCGTACATGGACACCATCTCCGGCGTCTACTTCCCGCGGGGTGGAATGCGTGCGCTGCCGGATGCCCTCGCGGCCTCGGCGACCGGCGCCGGTGTCGAATTCCGCTACGAGACCGAGGTTTCCGGCCTGGACATCAACGGTGGGCGCGTGTCCGCGGTCCGCACCAGTAGTGGTGAGCAGATCCGCGCTGACGCGGTGGTGCTGACCACCGAGCTACCGGACACCTATCGGATGCTCGGCCGCGTACCGCGCAGACTGCTGCGGCTGCGTCCGGCGCCCTCGGCTGTGGTCGCGCACGTCGGATGCCGCGCAGTGGGCGACCACACTCCTCACCATCACAACATCCTCTTCGGGCAGGCGTGGGAGCAGACCTTCCGCGACATCATCGATGACGGGCGGTTGATGAGTGACCCGTCGCTGTTGGTCACCCGGCCCACCGCGAGTGACGCCGGCTTGGCGCCAGCCGGCCGCGACCTGCTCTACATCCTGGCCCCGGCGCCCAATACCGCCGTGGGCAAGATCGATTGGGCTACCACCGGCCCCGCATACACAGAGCAGATTCTGCAGAAGGTCGAGGAGCGACTGCCGGACCTCGGCGTGGACGCCGAACTTCTGCACGTCATCGATCCGGCCGGATGGGCCCGCCAGGGCATGGCCGCGGGGTCCCCGTTCGCGCTGGCTCACACGTTCGCGCAGACCGGGCCTTTCCGGCCTGCCAACACCGTCCGGGGTATCGACAACGCAGTTCTCTCCGGATCGTCAACCGTTCCAGGGGTCGGGGTGCCGACGGCATTGCTGTCGGGACGACTGGCCGCGGACCGGATCACCGGCGCCGTCGACCGGCGACGCCATCAACGGGTGGTGCATTCATGA
- a CDS encoding phytoene/squalene synthase family protein, with product MISSELHAAGVHDPALRDAYRRCRTLNSQHGRTFFLATRLLAPQQRPAVHALYGFARRADDILDDFDPSVPTAERSDRLQQLATRLFNRMVGGATDDGDPSLAAVVHTAHKYGIPWEHFDDFLASMRMDLTTTDYPDRAALNRYMYGSAEVIGLQMLPVLGTVGEREEAAPYAAALGKAFQLTNFLRDVDEDLQRGRIYLPADELAVHQVDRDVLRWCHDHRRTDIRVRAALEEQHAETRRIYRFAQHGIDLLHPRSRPCINAALTLYSEILDRIEALDFAVFDQRATVGMARRLQVAGRGFAQAWAARLRRTGI from the coding sequence ATGATCAGTTCAGAACTCCATGCCGCCGGCGTACACGACCCCGCGCTGCGAGACGCGTACCGGCGTTGCCGCACATTGAACTCGCAGCACGGGCGGACCTTCTTCCTCGCCACCAGGCTGCTGGCACCGCAGCAGCGCCCCGCTGTGCACGCGCTGTACGGATTCGCCCGGCGCGCCGATGACATCCTCGACGACTTCGATCCGTCCGTGCCGACGGCCGAACGCTCAGATCGGCTCCAGCAGTTGGCGACTCGACTGTTCAACAGGATGGTGGGCGGTGCAACGGACGACGGCGACCCCTCGCTGGCGGCGGTGGTCCACACCGCGCACAAGTACGGCATTCCGTGGGAGCACTTCGACGACTTCCTGGCGTCGATGCGGATGGACCTCACGACCACCGACTATCCCGACCGCGCCGCCCTCAACCGGTACATGTACGGCTCCGCTGAGGTGATCGGCCTGCAGATGCTGCCGGTGCTCGGTACGGTCGGCGAGCGCGAGGAGGCCGCGCCGTACGCCGCTGCGCTCGGAAAGGCATTCCAGCTCACCAACTTCCTGCGCGACGTCGACGAGGACCTGCAGCGCGGCCGAATCTATCTACCCGCTGACGAGCTTGCCGTCCATCAGGTGGACCGCGATGTCCTGAGGTGGTGTCACGACCATCGCCGTACCGATATCCGGGTGCGCGCTGCGCTCGAAGAGCAACACGCCGAGACCAGACGGATCTACCGATTCGCTCAGCACGGTATCGACCTGCTGCACCCGCGATCTCGACCGTGTATCAACGCGGCACTCACCCTCTATTCGGAGATCCTGGACCGCATCGAGGCCCTTGATTTCGCGGTCTTCGACCAGCGTGCCACCGTCGGGATGGCTCGACGCCTGCAGGTGGCCGGCCGAGGCTTCGCGCAGGCGTGGGCCGCTCGACTGCGACGCACCGGGATCTGA
- a CDS encoding class I SAM-dependent methyltransferase, whose amino-acid sequence MNLSFGDVPGAFDAGAPAYDKLVDTNPGYHKHLRLSAQRLRIPNGGAGLRLLDAGCGTGASTAALLATAPRAEIVAVDASGGMLEQARAKSWPSSVSFVHSRIEDIADTGVHGPFDGILAAYLIRNVDDKDGQLRRFRELLAPGGTIAVHEYSVRDSMMAKAVWNAVSSAIIIPSGRLRSGDASLYTYLRRSVNRFDGVRAFEARMRFNGFEGVRSETMPGWQHGIVHTFLGRAPQ is encoded by the coding sequence ATGAATCTGTCCTTCGGTGACGTGCCGGGCGCATTCGATGCAGGTGCGCCCGCGTACGACAAGCTCGTCGACACCAATCCCGGTTATCACAAACATCTACGACTTTCAGCGCAACGGTTGCGAATACCCAACGGCGGTGCGGGTTTACGTCTGCTCGACGCGGGTTGCGGAACGGGTGCGTCCACCGCTGCGTTGCTGGCCACCGCCCCCCGGGCCGAGATCGTCGCGGTCGACGCGTCCGGTGGCATGCTCGAACAGGCGCGGGCCAAGTCGTGGCCGTCATCCGTGAGCTTCGTGCACAGCCGGATAGAAGACATCGCCGACACCGGCGTGCACGGGCCATTCGATGGCATCCTGGCGGCCTATCTGATCCGCAATGTCGACGACAAGGACGGGCAGCTGCGCCGGTTCCGCGAACTGCTGGCCCCGGGCGGAACCATCGCCGTGCACGAGTACTCGGTGCGTGACTCGATGATGGCCAAAGCTGTGTGGAACGCGGTGTCTTCCGCAATCATCATTCCCAGCGGCCGTCTGCGCAGCGGAGATGCGTCGCTGTACACATATCTACGCCGAAGTGTGAACAGATTCGACGGCGTGCGGGCGTTTGAGGCCAGGATGCGATTCAACGGTTTCGAGGGGGTCCGCAGCGAGACGATGCCCGGCTGGCAGCACGGCATCGTGCACACCTTCCTGGGACGGGCTCCGCAGTGA
- a CDS encoding FAD-dependent oxidoreductase has protein sequence MRDPRAQAHSGPVGAADASGLRVRPRVIVVGAGIAGIAAATGLAERGVAVDLIERRSYLGGRVGGWTERLPDGGEVAMNRGFHAFFRQYYNLRNLLRRIDPALSMLTAVDDYPLIDAHGRTDTFHGLPLAPPWNAMAFALHSPTFRLRDLVRLDARAAAPLAAVSVPQIYDRLDHLDADAFLRDINFPEPARHLAFEVFSRSFFSEPSDLSAAELATMFHIYFLGSSEGLIFDVANANFDVALWNPLRGYLESLGVEIHADTSVTDVRMAGRWTVGRDTGADLHADGVVLATDVAGLQDIVENSPGVGDDAWRQRVAKLTTAPPFVVHRLWLDAKVNPDRAPFVGTGGRPPLDNVSVLERYEREAAAWSREHGGSVVELHSYAVQTADGDLREQLLQRLYELYPETRTARVVAEKVLWHNDCPRFAPGDFSDRPVVQTPVEGLVLAGDGIRIDLPVALMERAATTGWTAANRLLEGFGLQGHDLHTVPNHGRMALLSRIAARERRKTA, from the coding sequence GTGAGAGATCCACGCGCGCAGGCGCATTCCGGGCCGGTCGGAGCGGCCGACGCGTCAGGTCTGCGGGTGCGGCCCCGCGTCATCGTGGTCGGAGCCGGCATCGCCGGCATCGCCGCGGCGACCGGGCTGGCCGAACGCGGCGTCGCGGTCGACCTGATCGAGCGCCGGTCCTATCTCGGAGGACGGGTCGGCGGCTGGACCGAGCGGCTGCCAGACGGCGGCGAGGTCGCGATGAACCGCGGCTTTCACGCATTCTTCCGCCAGTACTACAACCTCCGGAATTTGTTGAGACGAATCGATCCGGCGCTGTCCATGCTGACCGCAGTGGACGACTACCCGTTGATCGATGCACACGGGCGCACCGACACCTTCCACGGACTGCCGTTGGCGCCGCCGTGGAACGCGATGGCGTTCGCGCTGCACAGTCCCACGTTCCGGCTGCGCGATCTCGTACGTCTCGACGCACGCGCGGCCGCTCCGCTGGCCGCGGTTTCGGTGCCGCAGATCTACGACCGCCTGGACCACCTCGATGCCGACGCCTTTCTGCGCGACATCAACTTTCCCGAACCCGCGCGGCACCTGGCCTTCGAGGTGTTCTCCCGCAGTTTCTTCTCCGAGCCTTCCGATCTGTCGGCGGCAGAGCTTGCGACGATGTTCCACATCTATTTCCTCGGATCCAGTGAAGGCTTGATCTTCGACGTCGCCAACGCCAACTTCGATGTCGCGCTGTGGAACCCGTTACGCGGATACCTCGAATCGCTCGGTGTCGAAATACATGCAGATACGTCGGTGACCGATGTGCGGATGGCGGGGCGCTGGACGGTGGGCCGCGACACCGGCGCGGATCTGCATGCCGATGGCGTCGTGCTGGCCACCGATGTCGCTGGTCTGCAGGACATCGTCGAGAACTCGCCCGGTGTCGGCGACGACGCCTGGCGACAGCGGGTTGCCAAGCTGACGACCGCACCACCGTTCGTGGTGCACAGGCTGTGGCTGGATGCGAAGGTGAACCCTGACCGGGCGCCTTTCGTCGGAACCGGAGGACGGCCGCCCCTGGACAACGTCAGCGTCCTCGAGCGCTACGAACGCGAGGCGGCGGCCTGGTCGCGCGAGCACGGAGGCTCGGTCGTCGAACTGCATTCCTACGCAGTCCAGACGGCCGACGGCGATCTGCGTGAGCAGCTGCTGCAACGCCTGTACGAGCTGTATCCGGAAACGCGAACGGCCCGTGTGGTCGCCGAGAAGGTTCTGTGGCACAACGACTGTCCACGGTTCGCGCCTGGCGACTTCTCCGACCGGCCGGTCGTGCAGACACCCGTCGAGGGGCTGGTGCTGGCCGGTGACGGCATCCGCATCGATCTACCCGTTGCCTTGATGGAACGAGCCGCGACGACTGGGTGGACGGCGGCGAACCGATTGCTCGAGGGTTTCGGCCTTCAGGGCCACGATCTGCACACCGTTCCCAACCACGGCAGGATGGCGTTGTTGAGCCGGATCGCCGCTCGCGAGAGGCGAAAGACAGCATGA
- a CDS encoding DUF5914 domain-containing protein, whose protein sequence is MSRSAGFRSRLSKTFPFEVLPALQWPTQRPTYRDAQPAIIDAALLRSQLRPSGNWYVIAASDAVGSRPYGTSVAGQELVAWRGEDGTLNVGPGACPHLGADLATGTVDCGTLICPWHGLRLDGGREFGWRPYPSHDDGVLAWVRLDSVGAEEPTDEPIVPVRPAGEQMHAVTRLVGTCEPRDIIANRMDPWHGSWFHPYSFTRLEVLTAPPADADLAEEADRFLVAVTFRIGRLGVPVVAEFTSPEPRTIVMRIVDGEGAGSVVETHATPIGPGPDGLPRAAVLEAVIAHSDRPGFAHATRVASLIKPIMRYSAARLWRDDLQYAERIFKLRNR, encoded by the coding sequence ATGAGCCGCAGCGCCGGTTTCCGGTCCCGACTGTCGAAAACGTTTCCGTTCGAGGTGCTTCCCGCACTGCAGTGGCCAACGCAGCGCCCGACCTACCGTGACGCGCAACCGGCCATCATCGATGCCGCGCTTCTTCGCTCACAACTTCGACCAAGTGGCAATTGGTACGTCATTGCCGCGAGCGACGCCGTCGGGAGCCGCCCGTACGGCACATCGGTGGCGGGTCAGGAACTGGTGGCGTGGCGGGGCGAGGACGGCACGCTGAACGTGGGTCCTGGTGCGTGCCCGCATCTGGGTGCAGACCTGGCGACCGGAACGGTGGACTGCGGAACACTGATATGCCCATGGCATGGGCTGCGACTGGACGGTGGACGCGAATTCGGTTGGCGGCCATACCCGTCCCATGACGACGGCGTGCTGGCTTGGGTGCGCCTCGACAGCGTGGGCGCCGAAGAGCCCACCGACGAGCCAATCGTGCCGGTGCGACCCGCCGGCGAGCAGATGCACGCGGTGACACGGCTCGTCGGCACCTGCGAGCCGCGCGACATCATCGCCAACCGGATGGATCCCTGGCACGGCTCGTGGTTCCATCCGTACTCGTTCACGCGGCTGGAGGTGCTGACGGCACCGCCCGCTGACGCCGATCTCGCCGAGGAGGCGGACCGATTCCTCGTGGCGGTCACGTTTCGTATCGGGAGGTTGGGCGTACCGGTCGTCGCCGAATTCACCAGCCCCGAACCGCGGACGATAGTGATGCGAATCGTCGATGGTGAAGGAGCGGGCAGCGTGGTGGAGACCCATGCAACCCCAATAGGGCCAGGCCCCGACGGGCTTCCGCGTGCGGCGGTCCTGGAGGCCGTCATCGCCCATTCGGATCGACCCGGCTTCGCGCATGCGACGCGTGTGGCGTCGCTCATCAAGCCGATCATGCGGTACTCGGCCGCGCGGTTGTGGCGCGACGACCTTCAGTATGCGGAGCGAATCTTCAAGCTGCGCAACCGCTGA
- the idi gene encoding isopentenyl-diphosphate Delta-isomerase: MVHTAPAGPDELVVLVDDRGAAIGSATKATVHHETTPLHLGFSCYVFDADGRILLTRRALGKQTWPGVWTNSFCGHPAPGEPIDDAVYRRARQELGLAIDRVVCALPDYRYRAVAADGTVENEVCPVFCATAVGPLEPSPNEVMDYTWVSWSELRSAADLPWTISPWAAEQIPLLDASGFVAG, translated from the coding sequence ATGGTTCACACTGCGCCCGCGGGTCCGGATGAGCTCGTGGTCCTCGTCGACGATCGGGGTGCTGCGATCGGCTCTGCGACGAAAGCCACGGTGCACCACGAAACCACCCCATTGCATCTCGGCTTCTCCTGCTACGTGTTCGACGCCGACGGACGCATCCTGCTGACCCGCCGGGCACTGGGCAAGCAGACATGGCCGGGGGTGTGGACGAACTCGTTCTGCGGACATCCGGCGCCCGGTGAGCCGATCGACGATGCGGTGTACCGGCGCGCCCGCCAGGAACTCGGGCTGGCCATCGACCGTGTGGTGTGCGCGTTGCCCGACTACCGCTACCGTGCCGTGGCCGCCGACGGCACCGTCGAGAACGAGGTGTGCCCGGTGTTCTGCGCCACGGCGGTGGGCCCGCTCGAGCCCTCACCCAACGAGGTGATGGATTACACCTGGGTGTCCTGGTCCGAGCTCCGGTCGGCAGCCGACCTGCCCTGGACGATCAGCCCCTGGGCAGCCGAGCAGATCCCGCTGCTCGACGCCTCGGGCTTCGTCGCCGGATGA
- a CDS encoding PucR family transcriptional regulator encodes MVSLVAAPRGLDMPVGSVALVDADDVRLGLAVGAGSADLFFLLGVADAEAVRWLEGQFAGSGRVPAAIFVKEPTEAAVARAVALGTAVVAVDPRARWESLYRLVNHAFEHHGDRDDRDSGTDLFGLAQSIADRTRGMISIEDEQSHVLAYSASSDEADELRRLTILGRAGPPEHLEWIGQWGIFDALRAGGDVVRVAERPELGLRPRLAVGIHMPSTDARRAVFAGTIWLQQGSAPLADDADDILRGGAVLAARIMARLASTPSTHALQVTELLGLAGDDVDIGAIGRELGITVDNRAAVIGFQSTVSASTPTGVIALSASAFRADAQTVSAGGRVYVLLPKIGTPSSVMSWVRGVVAAMHREIGLTLRAVVAAPLAGVAAAAGARAEVDRVFDSADRHPGAIAQITSLNEAHTTVLLDEIVSLVADRPALVDPRVRQLRDENPMLAETLRAYLDGFGDVSAVAEDLHVHPNTIRYRVRRIEKLLSTSLDDPDVRLVLALGLRATAAGY; translated from the coding sequence ATGGTGTCGCTGGTCGCCGCGCCGCGCGGCCTGGACATGCCAGTGGGTTCGGTGGCTCTGGTCGACGCCGACGACGTGCGACTGGGTCTCGCGGTGGGCGCGGGCTCGGCCGATCTTTTCTTCTTGCTCGGTGTCGCCGACGCCGAAGCGGTGCGCTGGCTCGAGGGCCAGTTCGCGGGGTCGGGACGGGTACCGGCGGCCATCTTCGTCAAGGAGCCCACCGAGGCCGCAGTGGCCCGGGCGGTCGCGCTCGGCACCGCGGTGGTGGCGGTCGATCCGCGCGCGCGCTGGGAATCGCTGTACCGACTCGTCAACCACGCCTTCGAGCACCACGGCGACCGGGACGACCGGGACTCCGGCACCGATCTGTTCGGGCTCGCCCAGTCGATCGCCGACCGCACCCGCGGGATGATCAGCATCGAGGACGAACAGTCGCACGTGCTCGCCTACTCGGCGTCCAGCGACGAAGCAGACGAGTTGCGCCGGTTGACGATCCTGGGCCGCGCCGGTCCGCCCGAACACCTGGAGTGGATCGGTCAGTGGGGCATCTTCGATGCGCTGCGCGCGGGCGGTGACGTCGTGCGTGTCGCCGAGCGTCCCGAGTTGGGTCTGCGCCCGCGGTTGGCGGTCGGCATCCATATGCCTTCCACCGATGCGCGGCGGGCGGTGTTCGCGGGCACCATCTGGCTGCAGCAGGGCAGCGCGCCGCTGGCCGACGACGCCGACGACATCCTGCGCGGCGGAGCGGTGCTGGCGGCCCGGATCATGGCGCGGCTCGCGTCGACGCCATCGACCCACGCGCTGCAGGTGACCGAACTGCTCGGTCTTGCCGGCGACGACGTGGACATCGGTGCGATCGGGCGCGAACTGGGGATCACGGTCGACAACCGGGCCGCGGTCATCGGTTTCCAGAGCACGGTTTCGGCGTCTACGCCCACCGGTGTCATCGCGTTGAGCGCCAGTGCCTTTCGCGCTGACGCGCAGACGGTGTCAGCCGGTGGCCGGGTGTACGTCCTGCTGCCCAAGATCGGCACACCGTCGTCGGTGATGTCCTGGGTGCGCGGAGTCGTGGCCGCGATGCATCGCGAAATCGGACTGACGCTTCGTGCCGTCGTCGCTGCCCCGCTGGCGGGAGTGGCGGCTGCCGCGGGAGCTCGAGCCGAGGTGGACCGCGTCTTCGACAGCGCCGATCGCCATCCCGGGGCGATCGCGCAGATCACGTCGCTGAACGAGGCGCACACCACCGTGCTGCTGGATGAGATCGTCTCCCTGGTGGCCGACCGGCCCGCTCTGGTCGATCCTCGGGTGCGGCAGTTACGCGACGAAAATCCGATGCTGGCCGAGACCCTGCGGGCCTATCTCGACGGGTTCGGCGACGTGTCCGCCGTCGCCGAGGACTTGCATGTGCACCCGAACACAATCCGATACAGAGTGCGGCGTATCGAGAAGTTGCTGTCCACGTCGCTGGACGACCCCGATGTGCGACTGGTGCTGGCGCTGGGATTGCGGGCCACAGCCGCCGGGTATTGA
- the pruA gene encoding L-glutamate gamma-semialdehyde dehydrogenase, with product MDAITDVPAPANEPVQDYAPASPERTRLTDALNALAADPLELPHVIGGAHRMGGGTRLDVVQPHRHSARLGTFTNAEHADATAAIDAAIAAKPGWEATPFDERAAIFLRAADLLAGPWRETLCAATMLGQSKSAYQAEIDAACELIDFWRFNVGFAREIQSDQPISVRGVWNRTDYRPLEGFVYAITPFNFTAIAGNLPSAPALMGNTVVWKPSPTQTFAAYLTMQLLEAAGLPPGVINLLAGDGIAVSDVALADPRLAGIHFTGSTATFQHLWREVGTNIDRYHTYPRLVGETGGKDFVLAHTSARPDVLRTALIRGAFDYQGQKCSAASRAFIARSVWQQMGDDLLSATEALPYGDVTDLTNYGGALIDERAFSKNVTAIERAKSAPGVTVAVGGEYDDSEGYFVRPTILLSDDPADESFRDEYFGPILSVHVYPDDDYERIIDVVDSGARYALTGAVIADDRSAVLTAEQRLRHAAGNFYINDKPTGAVVGQQPFGGSRASGTNDKAGSALNLLRWTSARSIKETFVAPTNHNYAHMEA from the coding sequence ATGGACGCCATCACCGACGTGCCCGCTCCGGCCAATGAGCCAGTTCAGGACTACGCCCCCGCTTCACCCGAGCGCACCCGTCTCACCGATGCCCTGAACGCACTCGCCGCCGACCCGCTCGAGCTGCCCCACGTCATCGGCGGCGCCCACCGGATGGGCGGCGGAACCCGCCTCGACGTGGTCCAGCCGCACCGTCACTCGGCACGGCTGGGCACCTTCACCAACGCCGAACACGCGGACGCGACCGCCGCCATCGATGCCGCGATCGCCGCCAAGCCCGGGTGGGAAGCCACTCCGTTCGACGAGCGTGCCGCGATCTTCCTGCGCGCCGCGGATCTGTTGGCCGGCCCGTGGCGGGAAACGTTGTGCGCTGCGACAATGCTCGGCCAGTCCAAGTCGGCCTATCAGGCCGAGATCGACGCGGCATGTGAGCTGATCGACTTCTGGCGGTTCAACGTTGGGTTCGCGCGCGAGATCCAGTCCGACCAGCCGATCAGTGTGCGTGGCGTCTGGAACCGGACCGACTACCGGCCGCTCGAAGGTTTCGTCTACGCCATCACACCGTTCAACTTCACCGCGATCGCGGGCAATCTGCCCAGCGCCCCCGCGCTGATGGGCAACACCGTGGTGTGGAAACCGTCGCCCACGCAGACGTTCGCGGCCTACCTGACCATGCAGTTGCTCGAGGCGGCCGGCTTGCCACCGGGCGTCATCAATCTGCTGGCGGGCGACGGCATCGCGGTTTCCGATGTGGCACTTGCAGATCCGCGACTTGCCGGAATCCACTTCACCGGATCGACGGCGACGTTCCAGCACCTCTGGCGAGAGGTCGGCACCAACATCGACCGCTACCACACGTATCCGCGACTGGTCGGTGAGACCGGCGGCAAGGATTTCGTCCTGGCCCACACCTCGGCCCGACCCGATGTGTTGCGCACCGCGCTCATCCGCGGCGCGTTCGACTATCAGGGGCAGAAGTGCTCGGCGGCATCGCGGGCGTTCATTGCCCGGTCGGTGTGGCAACAGATGGGCGACGATCTGCTGTCGGCGACCGAAGCGTTGCCCTACGGCGACGTCACTGACCTGACCAACTACGGCGGCGCTCTGATCGATGAGCGCGCGTTTTCGAAGAACGTCACGGCGATCGAACGTGCCAAGAGCGCACCGGGCGTCACCGTGGCAGTGGGCGGCGAATACGACGACAGCGAAGGGTATTTCGTCCGGCCGACGATCCTGCTGTCGGACGATCCGGCTGACGAGTCGTTCCGCGACGAATATTTCGGACCGATCCTGTCGGTGCACGTGTACCCCGACGACGACTACGAGCGCATCATCGACGTCGTCGACAGCGGTGCCCGGTACGCGCTGACCGGTGCGGTGATCGCGGACGACCGCTCCGCCGTCCTGACCGCCGAACAGCGATTGCGTCATGCGGCGGGCAACTTCTACATCAACGACAAGCCCACCGGCGCGGTGGTGGGCCAGCAGCCGTTCGGCGGCTCTCGAGCATCGGGCACCAACGACAAGGCGGGCTCAGCGCTCAATCTGCTGCGCTGGACTTCGGCCAGGTCGATCAAGGAGACCTTCGTCGCACCGACCAACCACAACTACGCACACATGGAGGCGTGA